CGCTCTCCGccggagagaagagaagagaaagagaagaaaagagaagaaaagaaaagaaaataaaaatgtgcagctgacatgtgggttccacgtacttttttaaaatttttttgctgactaggatgccacgtcagtgaaatcacccatatatactgccataggacctTGAATACACAGTTTATaagagtttaggggtacacatttctggttttgtggttaaagaACCTTAAAAAAattcgctgttaagttgaggaaCCTCATGTGAACTTACTCCTCCAAATAAAAGGTCACAGATCGATTTAATTAGGCCTGCACGTATATACGGGCCAAACTTGGTTCATGCTCATGCGGGCCAAATCTCGCAGAAAAATGATATTGGCCCAGCCTGCATTGGGCATGCCCGCTAATAAGACGTATTCTTCACATGATTACGTATTTTCATCTTTACGCCTTTGATCTTAGTACACAGAAACGTTATCCTCGCGGACGGCGTCCCTCCCTCCTTAGCCGCCCACCGACGACAAGGAGTACCCCGCGGATCCGGCAGACCTGTCCCCCGCCGCCAACGACTCAGACGGTGGCCACATCAACCTCTTCTCCgcccgcggcggctccggcggtgCTGCCGACTTCGCGGCGCTCGCCTCCGCCGACGGTAGGAGGGGCACCGCTAGGGAGCGGGAGCCTCCCGCGAACCCTAAACTAATATTCTGATAAGGTTTGGTTAAATTTAGTAACAAGCCCAAACCTTCTATACAAGGCTAAACCGACTTTGTGAATAAGGTTGGCCAAACCAACCTTCAGCATAATGACGAGCCGATCTCAGCTATAGAGTAGACCGACCAACAAACTCTAGAGTTCGAGTTCAGTTTAGATATTTACCATATTTTCTTGTTTGAAACCAGGATTTCTAGAGTCCTATTGGATTTTAAGACCAACTGAACGTGGAGAAGACCTTGTAAACACAATACCACCCCTCCTATAAACAGACTGGGGCAAGGCCAATTGAAAAAACCACTAATCAAACGTTAAAATCAATCAACTACCCCTACCCTTATAATCTACATCTCCCTTCTTCTACTAGCTACCTGTATCTCACGTCATTTCATCCTCAACCCCCTAATTGCTCGTTGTCTCTCtcactgctggagaaagggTCTTTAACCCCGGTTCATAATCCCCTGTAGTGCAGGTTATGCAACCGGAAGCAtgaatctgggactaaagatacaaCATACTGGCACATGCGAGTATATAACATGCTGGCACACGTTCACCTTGACGGGTCTCTCACATGTGTTTGTTTGACAATATCTACCTCCCATGCGGCAATGTTTGTTTGACAATATCTACCTCCCATGCGGCAGTGTGTCTCCGAATGCTATTGTGGGTTACACACAACATGCTTAAGGTGTGGTGGCGTGTTTTGATGCCAACAGTAAGACTAAttaaaaattcgaaataaaaacaTTTCCCTAGCCATTAATCTCACCGTCATTCTCTTCTCCTAGCGAAGTCGAGTGATCAGGAGAGGCAACGGGGCTACCGGCGCCATGGTCGGAGaacatagaatttttttcattttaatatttacagaaatattataccagcgaaaatatttacagaaatagatCTGCCGCCAAAGTGTAGGGCGGCAAGGTGACGTGGCACATGGCGCCGTGTGCGCATTTTGCGCTGAGGTcccttgctagttgctaccCTCTGCAAGGGTGGCAAGGTGGTGAAATGCAATTTTCGCCGCATGCAAAATTTGCATGCCCGCTCAGCAGCCTCCAGCGCTTGGTCACACACGTCACTCTACCACCCTCGGGGAGGGCTGCAGAGcctatttctgtaaatattttcgccggtataatatttatgtaaatactaaaacaaaaaaaaaatacaaaatgaaaaaaattcggaAAACGTACGTGCCGCTAATGGGCCGGAGAGTGCGGGAACTAGCAGCGAATTAGGGCCCAATTAGATGTCTTGTGTTGGGTTAGGCCCACTTGAACGAACAGTCAGGCTGAATCCTAGCCGCACGTCTCCATCCAACGGCAGTCATGGACGAGAAACGAGTGGGGGTCAGAGATTTCTTTTCCGACCGAGCTGTACTGGGCATTCCTCTGGGAACCTCATGAGAAGGGCCTATCTTGGTACTctccgggcccacctgtcggtgtcaCACCTCGACGTTGGCGCGCTGATAAAATTGGAAAACTAGAGGGGGTTAGCGCGAAAAACACCTTCGCTTTGCCCAATCTCTCTCCCGGTCGGCGAACcctctcgacggcggcggcggaggaggagccatGGGAGGCCACGGCGGGCTGAACATCCTGCCGCAGAAGCGGTGGAACGTCTACAACTTTGACAACCGCGAGAAGGTCCGCCGCGACGAGGCCGAGGCGGCCCGGGAAGAGCAGCTCCAGCGCgaggccgtccgccgccgcgactccgacctccgcctcgccgcgctccgccgcaACCGCGGCCTCCAGTCCGCCGACGCggcgcccctccctccccggccgccCACCTACGCCGCGGAGCAGTGCCCCGCGGATCCGGCCGacccgtcccccgccgccgacgactcaGACGGCGGCCACATCAACCTCTTctccgcccgcggcggcggcggtggtgcaaCCGACTTCGCCGTGCTCGCCTCCGCCGACGGTGGGAGGGGCGCCGCCAGGGAGCGGGAGCCTCCCGCGAACCCTAACCCTAAGAAGcggaagaggaaggaggaggaggtgagggcgGTGGGGCCCGACGAGGAGAAGTACAGGCTCGGGTATGGCCTCGCCGGGAAGGGCGTGGCGGCGCCGTGGTACATGTCCAAGCCGTCGGCTTCATCCTCCATGGAGAGGAAGGATCGCGAGGCGGGAGAAGGGAGTGTGGGGAAGAAGAATGGTGGGAAGAAGAGCATTGAGGAGCttagggaggagaggaggaagagggaggccAAGGAGAAGGAGCGAGAGCGAGCGCTGCTCGGTGTTCCATCGAGGAAGGAGAAGTATTCGGAACGGGGACGATCGTCGAGGTTGTAGCTTCGCTACACAAGATTCATTAGTGTGAATTCTACTTGTGTTCTTGGaccttttgatttttttgtgCTAATTGATGTCATCTTTGTGGCTTTGATGCAGATGGGCACGGTGATGTGGGGATGCACTTAATATATTTGTGCAGGCTCTTCGAAAGATGTTGATTTGAAGAACAATGTGAGGATTCACTTAGACCCTTGTTAGTTTTGGGCGTACAAATTGTGAATTAATTTGTTGCAGTGCAGTGTAATAAAAAATTACAATGAAATTATAATGCTGGTTGTTGATGACTCTCAAGTTTTGTTGTATCGAGAAATAAGTTGAATGGATTAATGATATGCaattaaattttgtttgatCATTTGGGGttgttcaaagttcaaacagaAGCATTTTATTAGATTTAAGTTGTGTATTACAGCTCTTAACATCCCTAATCATGTTTGTTGATGTTCCAGAGGAAGTTTTTTGCCCTGTTACCCTGTATAGTTCTATGTTCTATCCCTCCTTTTGATAACACTCTTATTTACCTGCTGGGTGCCTGTGTCTCTTATattagaatattagatagaaaatATCATGTTTGCACAATATGGCATAGATAATTATTATGTAAGCACTTGTGTTGGGTGCGAAACTGTATCTCACTAaagaaaatgggggaaaaggcaTATGGGGCTCCAAAGTTTCTGTCTGTTCTTGCTTGTAATGTGGTGCTCCTGGTTAAAATGCTTGTTTATTTATAATCCACAAAGTTGGGGGCCACAAATCGTGCCGAACATACTTGGTACAGTGTTGACTGATTTTTGTTGAAAACCTAGATTTTGTTGGgaccaaatttaaaatattattctGAAAATGTAGCAATTTATGCTGGCAACTGTTTGGTGGTAGTTAAAGCGAGAAGGCTAGACCTTCATTGACTTTTCCTGATAAGggtttttctctaattaattgGCTGGTGAACGAGAAACATCAAACTATTCAATCATGTTACCTACATAGTTGTGCTATTGAAAATCTGGCTTATTTTTGCAACAGATATTTATATTCCGCAGAAACAATTGGAGATGACTTGATGAAGGAGATTCCAGAGGTTTTATATGGCAAGAAGAGCCAAGGTGCTAAGCTGTTCAGGCGCCATTGCCGCCGAGGACATCCCAGTATTAGCAATTTGCATCAGAGTTATCTTTTGTAAAACCAACCCTGGCTAATGTAAACTAATGTAATGCAATGGAGCTTTCAACTCTGGTAGAAATTTCATTGTTTGCTTGTAAAGTTTATCAAAAAATTGCATGGTGGACAGACTCAACTCTCAAGCACCTCTAGATTGATCAAGGTTGGAGAAAACTTATTTTCTGGAGCATGTCGATGATCAAAGTTGAAAGAGCTTACAACATGAGATGAACTCTCAAATATCCCATTTGCTTGTTGGGGAGATGGTCACGATGAATTATAGAAAGATCAATACATACGATTTTATTTGGGAAAGATACAAACCATTCCTTTGTGACATGATCACATCGATACTACAATTCACGttttatagataaaattaagaaaaaactaATACTGTAAACCACACACGTAACAATCAATAGGAGTAACTTTCCAATGATTAGTTTAAAAATACATCATGGATCAAGCTAGATTACCACTACGACGCCACACAAACACCACCCTTTTTTGTCCATCGGACACTTGTAAACCTCACCAAACTTGGTACATTTGTTTTTCTGCATCCTTTGGCAGCTGACCAACAAAACTAAGCATCCCCACGACGTTACCTTTTTATTTACTATATATAGAGAAATTATCTGACTAGACTGGAACATGAGATTTCTCATTTCTTTACAAGACAACCCAGAATAATGCTAAGTAGCCCAATCACCAGTACGAATGCCAGCGAGAAGCCTCCTTGATGTTGACTGGCTTGACGCCTTGCAAGCTCCTGCATATTTATGCCCACCAACATGGGGTTGACAAACATGATCACTGACATATTCTTTTCCAGTGAGTTCAACAAAATGAGAAGGCATTTCTTCCACACAGGACCTTAACTAAAGTTTTAACATGCTAATGTAATATATTTGCTCCTAATTATTCAGACAAGACCaatggaaaaaataaataataaatcagCTCCCTCGTAAGCGAACGAAGTGCATAATGATtcagcaaaaaaataataaaataattgtcGTCTATGGATAACCTAGAGAATTTTGTGTTGAGAAAAAAGTAACATCTAAAGGCGCATAATCGATGAATTTTATATTGAGAAGAAATGACATCTAAAGACGCATAATCAATGGATTttatattgagaaaaaaaaacatcgaaagacacataattaattgatgTGTGCAGCTTGAAATATCTAGATTGAAGGCCTTCGGATGAATCCCCTGGAATATATGGTTTATGTGTATTTTCTACATGAACAACTTAAGGAGGTGATG
The sequence above is drawn from the Oryza glaberrima chromosome 10, OglaRS2, whole genome shotgun sequence genome and encodes:
- the LOC127752769 gene encoding uncharacterized protein LOC127752769, whose translation is MGGHGGLNILPQKRWNVYNFDNREKVRRDEAEAAREEQLQREAVRRRDSDLRLAALRRNRGLQSADAAPLPPRPPTYAAEQCPADPADPSPAADDSDGGHINLFSARGGGGGATDFAVLASADGGRGAAREREPPANPNPKKRKRKEEEVRAVGPDEEKYRLGYGLAGKGVAAPWYMSKPSASSSMERKDREAGEGSVGKKNGGKKSIEELREERRKREAKEKERERALLGVPSRKEKYSERGRSSRWAR